A genomic stretch from Aedes albopictus strain Foshan chromosome 2, AalbF5, whole genome shotgun sequence includes:
- the LOC109408539 gene encoding mantle protein gives MKAFVVLSMALAIASSAAVDDSAKKEKRGLWELGYGHDNLDLNNHYDHHHLDFDHHHKEVNHVSTTITKKVPVPYPVEVEKHVPVEVKVPYPVHVEKKVPVYVEKQVPVVVEKKVPYHVDRPVPYPVEVKVPVVHKEYVEVPKPYAVHVEKPVPVIVQKPVYVEKHVPVTVHVKEHHHKNKHWGLF, from the exons ATGAAG GCGTTCGTAGTGCTATCCATGGCTCTGGCCATCGCATCCAGCGCGGCTGTTGACGATTCCGCCAAGAAGGAGAAACGTGGACTCTGGGAACTGGGCTACGGCCACGACAACTTGGACCTGAACAACCACTACGACCATCACCATCTGGATTTCGACCACCACCACAAAGAAGTCAACCACGTTTCGACCACCATTACCAAGAAGGTCCCAGTCCCGTACCCAGTCGAGGTCGAGAAGCACGTCCCCGTGGAAGTGAAGGTCCCCTACCCAGTGCACGTCGAAAAGAAGGTCCCGGTCTACGTCGAAAAGCAAGTCCCGGTGGTCGTTGAGAAGAAGGTCCCCTACCACGTTGATCGCCCAGTTCCCTACCCAGTTGAGGTCAAGGTCCCAGTCGTCCACAAGGAATACGTCGAAGTGCCCAAGCCATACGCAGTTCATGTTGAGAAGCCCGTTCCAGTGATCGTCCAGAAGCCGGTGTACGTCGAGAAGCATGTCCCAGTGACCGTGCACGTCAAGGAGCACCACCACAAGAACAAGCACTGGGGACTGTTCTAA
- the LOC115262102 gene encoding mantle protein-like: MKAFVVLSMALAIASSAAVDDSAKKEKRGLWELGYGHDNLDLNNHYNHHHLDFDHHHKEVNHVSTTITKKVPVPYPVEVEKHVPVEVKVPYPVHVEKKVPVYVEKKVPVVVEKKVPYPVDRPVPYPVEVKVPVVHKEYVEVPKPYAVHVEKPVPVIVQKPVYVEKHVPVTVHVKEHHHKNKHWGLF; encoded by the exons ATGAAG GCGTTTGTAGTGCTGTCCATGGCTTTGGCCATCGCCTCCAGCGCGGCAGTTGACGATTCCGCCAAGAAGGAGAAGCGCGGACTCTGGGAACTGGGTTACGGTCACGACAACCTGGACCTAAACAACCACTACAACCATCACCATCTGGATTTCGACCACCACCACAAAGAAGTCAACCACGTTTCGACCACCATCACCAAGAAGGTCCCAGTCCCATACCCAGTCGAGGTCGAGAAGCACGTCCCCGTAGAAGTGAAGGTCCCCTACCCAGTGCACGTCGAGAAGAAGGTTCCGGTCTACGTCGAAAAGAAAGTCCCAGTGGTCGTTGAAAAGAAGGTCCCATACCCCGTTGATCGCCCAGTTCCCTACCCAGTTGAGGTCAAGGTCCCAGTCGTCCACAAGGAATACGTCGAAGTGCCCAAGCCGTACGCAGTTCATGTTGAGAAGCCCGTTCCCGTGATCGTCCAGAAGCCTGTGTACGTCGAGAAGCATGTGCCAGTGACCGTGCACGTCAAGGAGCACCACCACAAGAACAAGCACTGGGGACTGTTCTAA